From Eptesicus fuscus isolate TK198812 chromosome 13, DD_ASM_mEF_20220401, whole genome shotgun sequence, the proteins below share one genomic window:
- the LOC103294652 gene encoding olfactory receptor 10A3, translating into MKRQNQSSVVEFILLGFSNFPELQEQLFRVFLVVYLATLMGNVIIIVIISLEQSLHVPMYLFLLNLSVVDVSFSAVIMPQMLVVLSTEKTIITFSSCFAQMYFLLLFGGTECFLLGAMAYDRFAAICHPLSYPMLMNKGVFMKLVMFSWVSGVMVATVQTTWVFSFPFCGPNELNHLFCETPPVLELACGDTFVFEIYAFTGTVLIVMVPFLLILLSYIRILFAILKMPSTTGRQKAFSTCASHLTSVTLFYGTASMTYLQPKSGYSPETKKLMSLAYTLLTPLLNPLIYTLRNSEMKRALMKFWRRKVDLHTF; encoded by the coding sequence atgaaaaggcagaatCAAAGCTCTGTGGTTGAATTCATCCTCCTGGGCTTCTCTAACTTTCCTGAGCTCCAAGAGCAGCTCTTCCGGGTTTTCTTGGTTGTTTACCTGGCGACCCTGATGGGAAATGTCATCATCATAGTCATCATCTCCCTGGAACAGAGCCTCCACGTTCCCATGTACCTGTTCCTCCTGAACTTGTCTGTGGTGGATGTGAGTTTCAGTGCAGTCATTATGCCTCAAATGCTGGTGGTTCTCTCCACTGAGAAAACTATAATTACTTTTTCAAGCTGTTTTGCACAGAtgtatttccttcttctttttggtGGGACCGAATGCTTTCTCCTGGGGGCAATGGCTTATGACAGATTTGCTGCAATCTGCCATCCTCTGAGCTACCCAATGCTTATGAACAAAGGGGTTTTCATGAAGTTAGTAATGTTCTCCTGGGTCTCAGGGGTCATGGTGGCTACTGTGCAGACTACGTGGGTTTTTAGTTTTCCCTTTTGTGGCCCCAATGAACTCAATCATCTCTTCTGTGAGACgcccccagtgctggagctggcATGTGGAGACACCTTTGTGTTTGAAATCTATGCATTCACTGGCACCGTTTTGATCGTCATGGTTCCTTTCTTGTTGATACTCTTATCTTACATTCGAATCCTCTTTGCCATCCTGAAGATGCCATCAACCACTGGGAGACAAAAGGCCTTTTCCACCTGTGCCtcccatctcacatctgtcaccCTCTTCTATGGCACAGCCAGTATGACTTACTTACAACCCAAATCAGGCTACTCCCCAGAAACCAAGAAACTTATGTCATTGGCTTACACACTTCTCACGCCTCTGCTGAATCCACTGATCTACACCTTGCGAAACAGTGAGATGAAAAGAGCTTTGATGAAATTCTGGCGAAGAAAAGTAGATTTGCACACATTCTGA